From Methanocorpusculum vombati, one genomic window encodes:
- a CDS encoding 5-formyltetrahydrofolate cyclo-ligase — translation MPDKAEIRNQLKSVRDALTLEERREKSYYITTHLKKFLQPYQTVFAYVSKEPEVESLVIINCLLEEGKTVIVPIIQTDTKTLRLSYLKNVADLEPGTFHVPEPLSTEIPAPAEKIEIALMPLVGFDRSGNRLGYGAGYYDRFFEAYPDIPRIGLAYACQEVPAIPADPFDRKMDWIVTENGFITCNPARPRL, via the coding sequence ATGCCCGACAAAGCCGAGATACGGAACCAGCTCAAATCCGTTCGCGACGCTTTGACCCTCGAAGAACGCCGCGAAAAAAGCTACTATATCACAACCCACCTCAAAAAATTTCTCCAGCCCTACCAAACGGTCTTCGCCTACGTCTCCAAAGAACCCGAAGTGGAATCGCTCGTCATCATTAACTGCCTTCTCGAAGAAGGAAAAACCGTCATCGTCCCCATCATCCAGACCGACACCAAAACACTTCGTCTCTCCTACCTGAAAAATGTCGCCGACCTCGAACCCGGAACCTTCCATGTCCCCGAACCGCTCTCCACCGAAATCCCAGCGCCCGCTGAAAAGATCGAGATCGCCTTAATGCCCCTCGTCGGATTCGATCGGAGCGGCAACCGGCTCGGCTACGGAGCGGGATACTACGACCGGTTCTTTGAAGCCTACCCGGACATTCCCCGTATCGGCCTTGCCTACGCATGCCAGGAAGTTCCCGCCATTCCCGCCGACCCCTTCGACCGCAAAATGGACTGGATTGTCACCGAAAACGGATTTATCACCTGCAATCCTGCGCGCCCGCGACTTTGA
- a CDS encoding CDC48 family AAA ATPase: MTDPITLPLIVQEADSSDVGRGYARINNDVMAKLGVDSGDFVKITGKRTGVAKVMRSALSGSGGIAIDGDTRRAAGAGIGDTVMVEKTEPQTASKITIQPAAQSIKLDSRQLEQFIVQQYAGKPIAKGQIIQIPLATQTRNEDPFFSGWGGFSSYSTEYYAFVISDVSPGDIAIIGSQTAVHYKDAVYKGDDAPKGKSAGNIHYEDIGGLGRELSQVREMIEYPLRHPEVFEKLGIEPPKGVLLYGPPGTGKTLIARAVANEAGAYFDTISGPEIVSKYYGDSEEKLREIFQKAEENAPAIIFIDEIDSIAPKREESKGEMERRVVAQLLSLMDGLKSRGKVIVIAATNLPDAIDPALRRGGRFDREIEIGVPDKDGRKEILQIHSRNVPLAENVDLNKYANTTHGFVGADLALVVKEAAMHALRREFPGMNPDETISKEKLEGLKVTAEDFEAALKMVQPSAMREVLVEVPDIHWSDVGGLDGVKEELQQAVEWPLKYADVYKQFATKSPKGFLMFGPPGTGKTLLAKAVANESECNFIAVKGPELMSKWVGESEKGVREIFRKARLASPSIIFFDEIDSIVPRRGSYEGSSHVTESVVSQFLTELDGLEELKNVVVIGATNRPDMIDPALLRPGRLEQHIFVPPPDEEGRKQILAVYLKGVSDMLAEDLNVDDLVAATDGFVGADIEALVREAKMVAIREFVKAMAGREAEEIKLAVGSVKIYKRHFDEALKRVRPSLDKEGRRTAERDSWPYRFNEEERAVLDKAMTALKMAEYKTDEDAEKKEQAEKLDRLLMRHQKDFSAIKEITKSIEN, translated from the coding sequence ATGACAGATCCAATAACTCTTCCATTAATTGTACAGGAGGCAGACAGCAGCGATGTCGGGCGCGGATACGCGAGAATCAACAACGACGTCATGGCCAAACTCGGCGTTGACTCCGGCGACTTCGTCAAGATCACCGGCAAACGCACCGGCGTTGCCAAAGTCATGCGGTCCGCCCTCTCCGGTTCGGGCGGCATTGCAATAGACGGCGACACCCGCCGTGCGGCAGGTGCCGGTATCGGCGACACCGTCATGGTCGAAAAGACCGAACCGCAGACCGCATCCAAAATCACCATCCAGCCCGCAGCCCAGAGTATCAAACTCGACAGCCGCCAGCTGGAACAGTTCATCGTACAGCAGTACGCCGGAAAACCGATCGCCAAAGGCCAGATCATCCAGATTCCGCTCGCAACCCAGACGCGGAACGAAGACCCCTTCTTCTCCGGATGGGGAGGCTTCTCCAGCTACAGCACCGAATACTACGCATTCGTCATCTCCGACGTCTCGCCCGGCGACATTGCCATTATCGGATCGCAGACCGCCGTCCACTACAAAGACGCCGTCTATAAAGGAGACGATGCCCCGAAAGGAAAATCCGCCGGAAATATCCACTATGAAGATATCGGCGGTCTTGGCCGGGAACTCTCCCAGGTTCGGGAGATGATTGAGTATCCGCTCCGTCACCCCGAAGTGTTTGAAAAACTCGGCATCGAACCGCCAAAAGGCGTCCTGCTCTACGGTCCGCCGGGAACCGGTAAGACCCTGATTGCCCGTGCGGTTGCAAACGAAGCGGGCGCATACTTCGACACAATTTCGGGACCCGAAATTGTGTCGAAGTACTACGGTGACTCCGAGGAAAAACTCCGCGAGATCTTCCAGAAGGCAGAAGAGAACGCCCCGGCAATCATCTTCATCGATGAGATTGACTCCATTGCCCCGAAACGTGAGGAGTCCAAAGGCGAGATGGAGCGGCGTGTCGTTGCCCAGCTGCTGTCCTTAATGGACGGCTTGAAGAGCCGTGGCAAAGTCATCGTGATCGCCGCAACCAACCTGCCGGACGCAATTGACCCAGCTCTTCGCCGGGGAGGACGGTTCGACCGGGAGATCGAGATCGGCGTGCCGGACAAAGACGGAAGAAAGGAGATTCTCCAGATTCACTCCCGCAACGTCCCGCTTGCCGAAAACGTTGACCTCAACAAGTACGCCAACACCACCCACGGATTTGTCGGTGCTGACCTTGCCCTCGTGGTCAAGGAAGCCGCCATGCACGCACTGCGCCGTGAGTTCCCGGGCATGAATCCGGATGAGACCATCTCCAAGGAGAAGCTCGAAGGTCTGAAGGTCACCGCCGAGGACTTTGAGGCAGCACTGAAGATGGTGCAGCCCTCCGCGATGCGGGAGGTTCTTGTCGAGGTGCCGGACATTCACTGGTCGGACGTCGGCGGACTTGACGGCGTGAAAGAGGAGCTCCAGCAGGCAGTTGAGTGGCCGCTCAAGTATGCGGATGTGTACAAGCAGTTTGCCACCAAGTCGCCGAAGGGATTCCTGATGTTCGGGCCGCCCGGAACCGGTAAGACGCTGCTTGCAAAGGCGGTTGCCAACGAGTCGGAGTGCAACTTCATCGCAGTCAAAGGTCCTGAACTGATGTCGAAGTGGGTCGGCGAGTCCGAGAAGGGCGTGCGGGAGATCTTCCGGAAGGCCCGGCTTGCATCGCCGTCGATCATCTTCTTCGATGAAATAGACTCGATTGTTCCCCGCAGGGGAAGCTACGAGGGTTCGTCCCATGTAACCGAGAGCGTGGTCAGTCAGTTCCTGACCGAGCTTGACGGTCTGGAGGAGCTGAAGAACGTGGTTGTGATCGGTGCGACCAACCGTCCTGATATGATCGATCCGGCTCTGCTTCGCCCCGGACGGCTGGAGCAGCACATCTTTGTGCCGCCGCCGGATGAGGAGGGCAGAAAGCAGATTCTTGCGGTGTACCTCAAGGGCGTTTCGGATATGCTGGCCGAGGATCTGAACGTGGATGATCTGGTTGCCGCAACCGACGGGTTCGTGGGTGCAGACATTGAGGCTCTTGTCCGTGAGGCGAAGATGGTTGCGATCCGCGAGTTTGTGAAAGCAATGGCAGGCCGCGAGGCAGAGGAGATCAAACTTGCCGTAGGTTCGGTGAAGATCTACAAGCGTCACTTCGATGAGGCCTTAAAGCGCGTCCGCCCGTCGCTGGACAAGGAAGGCCGCAGGACCGCGGAACGCGATTCCTGGCCGTACCGGTTCAATGAGGAGGAGCGTGCAGTTCTGGACAAGGCGATGACTGCCCTGAAGATGGCTGAGTACAAGACGGATGAGGATGCAGAAAAGAAGGAGCAGGCAGAAAAACTTGACCGTCTCCTGATGCGTCATCAGAAAGACTTTAGCGCAATCAAAGAGATAACTAAAAGCATAGAGAACTGA
- a CDS encoding ribbon-helix-helix protein, CopG family → MTRGVRNTVKPEQISLRLPAAMIKELDQLKEKEGTDRTAVIVRALKYWISVEGNITTDAEYLNRLTQMETELADVRDSLAKITAQYEEEAVAKREIISELQKTINTLLRMLPKED, encoded by the coding sequence ATGACGCGGGGTGTCAGAAATACGGTAAAACCGGAGCAGATCAGCCTTCGCCTCCCGGCAGCCATGATCAAAGAACTTGATCAGCTCAAGGAAAAAGAGGGCACCGATCGCACCGCAGTGATCGTCCGAGCGCTGAAGTACTGGATAAGCGTCGAAGGCAACATCACCACCGACGCAGAATATCTCAATCGCCTGACACAAATGGAAACAGAACTCGCTGACGTTCGTGACTCACTCGCAAAAATAACTGCCCAGTACGAAGAAGAAGCTGTGGCAAAACGGGAAATCATCTCCGAACTCCAGAAAACCATCAACACCCTCCTGCGGATGCTGCCGAAGGAAGACTGA